TAGCAGGGCAGAAGGATTCAGGATCGCTGCTATTTCAAGAATAATATGTGTCGCTTGAAAACACCCCAAACTACCTCACATGaacctttccagatgtgcacaAATCCCTAAAAGAAAAGCTTTAAACACAAtgcttgattaaataaatagggTTTTAGCCACATTAATTGCAAGGCTGTTTCAGTGGGTTTTTGTGAGGAAAAATAAGAAACCATGCAGAAAAaaatttctgtctttattttttaaggtaccaacaaagAGCCTGCACTATTTGATCAAAGCCACTGTAGCGGATCATGAAACACCAAAGTTAGATCATTAAGTGCTTAATTGCTCATTAGTAGTGTTTTATAATCGATTACTTGTCCAAATGTTACCAATAAATAACCTCAATGGaatccaagtaaaaaaaaaaaacataaaacatgacACGTACAATAAATATAGGTGTGTTTCGCTACCCACAGGGCCCGACGGTCACGCTACACGCTACAACCTGGCCTGGCTGGCGAAGAACAGCTATGAGGGCCAGAAATGGAGTGCTAAACAACCACGAATCCTGTGGAACTCAGAGATTTACACCAATGCCAAAGTGCCTCCCGTCAGCTGGGAGAAGTTCATGAGCTGTGACGAAGAGTTGAAGATGTTTCTAAACAACTTTTTACTGTACGGCATTGCGTTTGTGGAGGATGTCCCGGCTACGATCGATGCTACTGAGACAGTGAGCAAAAGAGTTAGCGTTATCAGGTGAGAAAAGGGGTTTTTATTGCGTAGACCCGATCAAGCCgttttttaccttttatataCGACATATCACAGGATGTATCTGTCATAGCATAATGTTCGTACAATATAATTAAATCAGCAAATCTGATTTAAAACAAGGTCTAATCCGATACAGATCTGTATACTCCATTAGGACTGGGCGATATGATGAGCTTATATCAATATCGTGATAACTGGTGGGACGATACATTGTGTAGAGACTTATTAATGTACATGACCGGAATGTTCTTGCTTTTTCCAGAGAGACGATGTACGGCCGAATGTGGAGTTTCACGTCCGATTTCTCTCGCGGTGACACGGCATACACAAAGCTGGCCCTGGACCGCCACACAGACACTTCTTACTTCCAAGAACCTTGTGGGTAAGTATGCGAAAAGATCTCGATTTTACCCTGTGAGCTACTGTTGCTCACCTCATGCTCACCTTACAGGACCTTCCAACGTGACAAAAGATGCAGAGACGCACGCGTTCTCCTGTATGAGCAGCAAATGCTGAAGAAGTACGAACGTGACACCAGTAATGAAATCATGGCTTTGTTTCGGTTCCCCGTCTGCCACCTCTGGATTAGTTTAATCTTTTTTGTAAATCTGTATGCTTTGCCTCGTCGGTGCTACTCGAAGCCGGTCACGTCTCTGTTGCGTAAACGTGATCCGGGGGGCTTGCAACCGTCAGTGGAGTGCATAAGAGTGAATACGCTGAACATTAACACGTGCACTTGCCCAGGAATCGAACCCTGgtgcattttcttctttatgcaGAAGTGAGAATGTAGCGATCACAGTAGGAGGTGAAGAGCAGAGCTGAAACGGAGGTCACGTGATCtcgatttatatttatagaataACGTATTTAAGGTGGTCCTTTTGCGCTTTTTTGCTACACGTTCCTCTCCTTTATTGACCAGAATTTGTTTCAATGTTACCATTGTCAAATATTTAACCTAGGAATGCTTTACATGTTCTTTTTCCATccccacatccatccatccacgtttttgcttttcttttgcaTGTGAGCAAACGTGTGTTCATGAGCtttgtacagtaatgatatagatgtttttatttatatgttgttCTTCTTATGATCAAagagatatagatataaattttcccttttaattaaaattcatttgAATGCTGAAACCATTTTACAATGCTACAAAAAccatttaaacataaacatcAGGGTTAAATATTCATTTCTAGTCATTCATGCGTTTTACTCCTCCTGCCTGCTCTTCAGGATTCAGGTCTTCCACTGTCTGAGGCACGAGGGGACCGGCGGCAGGACTCTGTTAGTAGACGGCTTCAATTCAGCGAACAAAGTCCTCGAGCAGTCTCCAGAGAACTTTGAGCTCCTGTCACAAGTCCCCATCAAACACGAGTTCATCGAGAACACCGGCGATTATCAGAACCACATGATCGGCATCGGCCCGGTAGTCAACGTCTACCCCTGGAACAACGACGTCTACATGATGAGGTAGACGGGCACACGCATTGTTTATGTTCTCTCGGTTTAccacatctctctttttctctgtccatTAATTTAAGGATATTAAAGTGGTATTATGGTTAAATTCTAAAGTTCtcaaaaaatccaaaaacaaaaatactacCTGTGCTCCAGTAAACTCTTTTTTAGTACATTTCGTACTCTCAGTACATTTTCAAATCCACATCGAGTTAAAGTTATTTAATGAAAATGCATTTTCCAAACGACTTAAAAGTGATTGTCAATGCATTTAAATCACAATTTTGCTACCTTTTTGTTATACCTACGAGCCTGAATGCCTCAAACacatacatgctgttttttgcaatGTTGCTCAGGTACAACAACTATGATCGTGCGGTGATAAACACGGTTCCTCACAACGTGACGCAACGCTGGTACGTGGCACACAGACAGCTCACTGACGAGCTCCGGAAACCGGAGAACGAGCTGTGGGTCAAACTCAAACCGGGCAAGGTACTGTAACAAAACTTCACCTGCTTCAACCTATAACCATATTTTATAATGAGAAAGTTTTCTTATTGTGATGTTCTGCTTGTTCAGGTTCTCTTCATCGATAATTGGCGAGTGTTGCACGGTCGAGACTCATTCACAGGACTACGCCAGCTCTGTGGATGCTATTTGACCAGAGATGACGTCCTCAACACCGCTCGCGCTCTGGGCCTTCAGGCTTGATCATCATCTGAGCAGCACTAGAACATCCAACAGAAAAAGGACAAGCTGAATCAATGCTGAcaagcaaaaaatgtcaaactgtTGAAaatcagttcagttttatttgaaaagcgcttttaataatggacaatggtcaaaaagtatttttacagGAATAGAGCGAGGGGTAGTGAGGGAACACAtgttgaggaagaaaccttgagatcaAGCAGACTCAAACGGGAAcctcaccactccactgctcctcatcttcatctcaTTACTGgacagtgtgattataaataattccTTTCTAAAATCTTGCATTAATACAGAGTGGTGCAGGGAAACGCAGGGGAATTTTGAAACTAGGAGTTCCGACCCTGCGATGTCAATTGTTGGGAACCAGTGCGAGTTTGTTTCAAACCCCTTAACATTAGTTATGGGTATTACAGGTTAGGACGTCATGATCGTGCCTCAAAGAAACGTGTTCACCCTTAAAAAAGAAGTCCCACACACCGGAGAATATCGAGGCTGTACGACCTGCCATCGTGAGGAGCCCTGACACATCACTGTGATGGGACATGATCATGACGTCCTAACTGGTAAATTCCCTTTGCGCAGCTCTCACACTATCACCATTCTTACAAACCCCTTGTGCACCATTATCACTAACGGCAAGGGATTCGAAAGGAGCTCGCGCTGGGTCCAAACAGTCGCACCCCATAGTCGCCAACTCCCTAGTTCCAAAATTTCACGTTTATCCTCAAAGGTGTAGAAAATCTTCTttgttaaaagttttttaataatCCAATGAAGCTGGAAATCGTATTTTTTTCGGTTTTACTAAAGATACACACAGTAGATGAAGCTGAGAGATacaagaaggaaaaattctagCACTTTGACAATGCTGATATTCGGTGATCatggttatgtttttaaatgtattcatgtaGACAGGGTTGTACCAAAACACCTGCTTTACGCTGATGTATTGTAGCCTCACATGAGAAAAACCTGTACATTAACGTAGTACGCTGTAAAACTCTCAAAATTGTGCTCTGACAAAGTTTTGGTTTGAAATTGACTTTGAAATAAATTGTACAATCTTACAGTAATTAAGCTCCCACACAATACGGAcagatattattattttacgGTACTTTCCCAAGTGGTAAATTGAcacataaaccaaaaaaaagataatgttacttaatataaatacatgaaaaaatgtTGAAGATCATTGTTGTTGTATCTTTTTTGGTCTTGTACTAAGGCAACGTCAAATGCCAGATAACTGTAATTCTGATTTATACAGTTATTTTACAGCAATTaatttttaagaaaatgaacacaaaatagaAATAAGTAAAGACGTAGAATTTAAACAcagtcacattttatttactgtataatcaatttACCTTGAAGTTCAGACCTGAGCTTTTATTTTAGCTCGTTGTCTTGGCATAGTCAACAGTCTGTaacaaaagtatataaaaaaatacaagctTAATTGCGGATGTTCTTCCTATTCTCCATTTCTGCTGACCATCTCACTCTCTATTATCATTTGTTTGAGGATATTAAGgtagtaaatgtattttttctgtcCTTGAAAGGCCTTTGCCACTTGGCACAAACATTTGAGCTAACAATGATCTAAAGAGTACCACCAGGACATTATCTCATAGTCACAGTACtcagtgattattattatagagctTTTGATGCCATTTGTGTCCTTGAAGAAAATCCTCTCCAGTCCAGGATGTAATGAACTTCCAGCAATTCAAGAACAACCCTCACATGTCCTAACTTTTCTATAGGACACACCCTGAACCATGTCTGCTCATAAGTGAGCAAACACTTGCTAATCTTCTCTAAAACGTTCTGTTTATCCACCATCATCTTAGATCGTGCTAATCTACGCCGTTCCTTTTGTGTTCTGTTTCAAACAAAACCAAAGGGTATGTGTTCAATACTCCTGGAAAAACACCTAAAATCACCCTTACATGCAAAATGTTTCCAATGTCCCATTTCAGACCAGGTTTGCGATAAGTGGCAATGAGTCTTTCACATCAATGTGGAGGAAATTTGTCCCTCTCTTCTTTGATGAAATGTTTCAATTCAGCCACAATAATAtgccaaaaataaatcaacaaatacGTTTTTACAGCACTGTATATATCATTCATCAACACCTG
This Silurus meridionalis isolate SWU-2019-XX chromosome 15, ASM1480568v1, whole genome shotgun sequence DNA region includes the following protein-coding sequences:
- the tmlhe gene encoding trimethyllysine dioxygenase, mitochondrial, with protein sequence MALVQMFVKLRGSVQSVSRAWGCAPVTVGSNRCQHTAPQDIYHWQLLDDCFQLRYGGLMMHFNYVWLRDHCRSASCYNSKTNQRNLDTGSIDLNIRPTKTRVDEENLFLTWPDGHATRYNLAWLAKNSYEGQKWSAKQPRILWNSEIYTNAKVPPVSWEKFMSCDEELKMFLNNFLLYGIAFVEDVPATIDATETVSKRVSVIRETMYGRMWSFTSDFSRGDTAYTKLALDRHTDTSYFQEPCGIQVFHCLRHEGTGGRTLLVDGFNSANKVLEQSPENFELLSQVPIKHEFIENTGDYQNHMIGIGPVVNVYPWNNDVYMMRYNNYDRAVINTVPHNVTQRWYVAHRQLTDELRKPENELWVKLKPGKVLFIDNWRVLHGRDSFTGLRQLCGCYLTRDDVLNTARALGLQA